One region of Actinomycetes bacterium genomic DNA includes:
- a CDS encoding transposase, translating into MPTKNLSQTSFFTPEFADPRVLAPASLPWLFRTQAAKLYPDWLFSDWHGHGRRGRDAWPASVLMTTLLLRFSEEGMSRKAMVRRLGTDLAWRAATGLEIGGKAPSESSFRRFERYLLGRDLESGVPRYQLLHEHHVRMCVDAGIVSPEAVWAMDSTPMWCYGAARGTVRLLGDGLRGLGKQWARAKGQTLAAVATAWKLPFLLAKSTKGHFRINWRDADARAGLIDSLAADVLRVIEQVRAEVESVRHNKRKGLLRRCRQLAKVIADDLEVDDSARLRVAQKVARDRTVSITDPMARHSRKTRSQPFRGFKVHLLGEVVSGLITSLSVTPANKGDGTVALRLIGRAKQLHADLSQVLGDTAYGGAELHLLGRRQHGVDVLAPPLPVTRPKDRFNSTDFDIDVAAGTAKCPGGVEVAMRQGKTRRYFSWSKASCDTCPLRGKCLTARATCKTVAINPRHEELIVLRERWEREEIREQYRTRSQCERLVNQVVRHGGRQARAWGLQQATLQASVIVMRCNLGRLARHLAKEEEPVDLAAA; encoded by the coding sequence GTGCCAACCAAGAACCTCTCGCAGACCTCCTTCTTCACGCCGGAGTTCGCTGATCCCCGCGTGCTGGCGCCTGCCTCGCTGCCGTGGCTGTTCCGGACGCAGGCCGCGAAGCTGTACCCGGACTGGCTCTTCTCAGACTGGCACGGCCATGGGCGGCGGGGCCGAGACGCTTGGCCGGCGTCGGTCCTGATGACCACCTTGCTGCTGCGCTTCAGTGAGGAAGGGATGAGCCGCAAGGCGATGGTGCGGCGCCTCGGGACCGACCTTGCGTGGCGGGCTGCGACGGGTTTGGAGATCGGGGGCAAGGCGCCGAGCGAGTCGAGCTTCCGGCGCTTCGAGCGGTACCTGCTGGGGCGCGACCTGGAGAGCGGAGTGCCCCGGTACCAACTGCTGCACGAACATCACGTCCGGATGTGCGTGGACGCGGGCATCGTGAGTCCTGAGGCTGTATGGGCGATGGATAGCACGCCGATGTGGTGCTACGGCGCGGCGCGCGGCACGGTGCGCCTCCTCGGCGATGGCCTGCGGGGCCTGGGGAAGCAGTGGGCTCGAGCGAAGGGGCAGACCCTCGCGGCGGTGGCCACGGCCTGGAAGCTCCCCTTCCTCCTCGCGAAGAGCACGAAGGGCCATTTCCGCATCAACTGGCGAGACGCCGATGCGCGCGCCGGGCTGATCGATTCGTTGGCAGCCGACGTGCTTCGAGTCATCGAACAAGTTCGCGCCGAGGTGGAGTCCGTGCGGCACAACAAGCGCAAGGGCCTCCTGCGTCGGTGCCGCCAGCTGGCCAAGGTGATCGCCGATGACCTCGAGGTCGATGACTCGGCCCGACTGCGTGTCGCGCAGAAAGTCGCGCGGGACCGGACGGTGAGCATCACGGATCCGATGGCTCGCCACAGTCGCAAGACGAGGAGCCAGCCCTTCCGCGGCTTCAAGGTCCACCTGCTGGGGGAAGTGGTGAGTGGCTTGATCACCTCCTTGTCGGTCACGCCGGCCAACAAGGGCGATGGCACGGTCGCACTGCGCCTCATCGGGCGGGCGAAGCAGCTCCACGCCGACCTCTCCCAGGTCCTGGGGGACACGGCCTACGGCGGGGCCGAGCTGCATCTGCTCGGGCGCCGCCAGCATGGTGTGGACGTCCTCGCGCCTCCGCTGCCGGTGACGCGGCCGAAGGACCGCTTCAACTCGACGGACTTCGACATCGATGTGGCGGCGGGGACGGCGAAGTGTCCGGGGGGCGTCGAGGTCGCCATGAGGCAAGGCAAGACGAGGCGCTACTTCTCTTGGTCCAAGGCAAGCTGCGACACCTGCCCGCTGCGCGGCAAGTGCCTGACCGCCCGTGCCACCTGCAAGACCGTGGCGATCAACCCGAGGCACGAGGAACTCATCGTCCTCCGCGAACGATGGGAGAGAGAAGAGATCCGTGAGCAGTACCGCACGCGCAGTCAGTGTGAGCGGCTGGTCAACCAAGTGGTGCGCCACGGGGGGCGGCAGGCGCGGGCCTGGGGCCTGCAGCAGGCCACGCTCCAAGCCTCTGTCATCGTAATGCGGTGCAACCTCGGCCGACTCGCCCGGCACCTCGCCAAGGAGGAGGAGCCGGTGGACCTCGCCGCTGCATAG